The Pseudoalteromonas luteoviolacea DNA window AGCCTGAACAAAAAAGCTCATGATCGGTTCGTGGCGGTGAGAATGATGACCATATTTGATGCGTTCAAGCTCGTTAACGTCAACAGCGACCCCGACTCCTAGGTTACCCTTATTGACCATAAACATCAGAGATTGTGCGCCATCATATGTTTTTACCTGATCCACGACGAGCTTTAACGTATTATAATCAATGTCTTTTATTAGGCTGTGTACGATGGTTCTTGCTACTTCAACGTTGTTTTCATTGACCCCATCAACCAATGCTTCTAATTGACCAAGGTGGTGTGCATTTGTGACTGCAACAGTCGCAAAGTGCTCAAGTGCAGCGAGCTTTTGTTGTTGGTCTGCTACAAATGTACCAATGTTGTCTAGAGTGGCCAGTTGTTGAGCGAGCGATATGGCTTTATCAGTAATCGCTGAGGAATCAACACCAACAAGGTTAGTTGCGCTGTTTACAACATTTGCACCATGCCTAAGTGTGTCAATTGCAATAGTTGTTACTGGGCTTGTGACGTGCCTAACTACCTGTGCCACTTGTGAAACAGCACCGCCAATGGTCCCAATTGGATCTTTAAAGAAGTCACCTATACTGCCCCAACCAAAAGCATTTGCATGGCTAGTCATCGCCATAGAGCCTGTAATCACAGAGGCGACTATTGCTGAATTTACGATCCCTTTTCGTGAACCCATTTTTTTCTCCAAATTTTTTATTGTTTAATTACACGACGCTCAAAGACGTATAATGACCTTGAGTTAATTTCGTAAATTACATCAATAAGGTGGTCGTTCCTATTACAGCCCATTACATATGTAAATTATGTGACTTTTTTATTGCAATCTGCAGGCGGAAACTTAATTCAGCCCTAAAATTGGTTTTTAACCACAAAAATAAGATATACAGCGCCTTTTATCGTCTAAATAAGGTACTTTATTTTGGTTTCAATAACGATAACGCCCAGTAAACGGTCGGTTTTTTCTAAGTGAAAGTATAATTCGCCTACTCAGTTTTAAGTTTATTGGCTGGCTCTTTGTAAACAATTGGTCAAATGTGTGTGGTGAAATTAGATTGTCAGCTACAATTTATAAGTAACTTAATGATTGAGGCATGAATAGTGAGTTGCAGTGATAAGTTAGCTTTGGTGATGTTGGTGGCTGCTTGTACCTTTTGTGTAAATGTAAACGCACATGGTGTGCATATTTATCTTGATGACCAATTAGATTTTGAGCTATTGAGCTCTAAGGTCAAGCAACCTGAAAATATCGCGGGTGCAACTAATCTGCTTGTACTCTCAAAGATTGATGACATGGTGATCCACTATGTTAAATCAAGCCGCAAGCGCGCTATTAAGTCTTTGCAGCAGTCTAATGTTGCTGCTTGTAATATCAATATGATTAAAAACGAGCAAAGAAAGCGTGAGTACTTGTTTAGCTTACCTGTTAATTTTTACTGGGCACATAAATTATATTCTCATCATGACCTGTCTAAGGCCCCCCTTCCCGTTTTAAACATGCAAAATGAGATATCTTCTCTTCCTGCGCTTTTTAAATCGTATAATCAAACGGCGATAGTGATAGCTGAAAACTTCTCTTATGGTGACTTTTTAGATGCTCAGCTTGATGAGATTGCCCCAAAAAACTTGATATTCAGGGGGGGGGCAGATCACTATGAAACGGTATATCGTATGTTTATTTCTAAGCGTGTTGACTTTCTTCTAAATTATCCCGCTGAATTTCATCGATATAGCAATAATGTTAACTTATCTGTGCGTTCATATCGCATAGCAGGATCGCCAAAGATCATAGTAGGCCATTTTATGTGCAATAAAACCGAGGTAAGTCGTGAATTTATATCAAAAGTAAATCAAGTTTTGTTGAATATTTACGATAAACCATCGTTTTTGAATGCACATTTTAACTATTTACCTAAAAAAGAACATCAAGACCTGAAAGCATTTATAGAGCAATACTTTATGAACATCTCGCACGCTGATTAGGGGTGTGAAGGTGACGTAAAAGGACTAAAAATCGGGCCTGACAATGTGGTCAGTATTATTTTTAAAAGTGCTTAATTTTTTGTCTATGTGATTTTGTATACTATATTCAAAGCTAAGTTAATAATAGGTCGTGGCCACTTTGCTTACTTGATTTAAATAAACCATTGAGCTCGCAGTCACCATGCCTTAGTATTGAGTCAATTGCAGTCAGATAGTATTACAATATGGAACTTGTTAGACCCCTAGAACCTATACTTATTATTGATGATGTTGAAGAAGTACGCAGTTACTTGGTAGACATTTTAGAGAACTTAGGATTCGAAGAAATCTACGAATCAAAGGACTTCACTTCCGCTAAACCTTTGTTAGAGTCAAAAGCGCCCAACGTGCTATTTTTAGACATTGAACTACCTGATACAGACGGTACGCAAATTCTAGAATATGTGAATGACCAGTTTCCGAACACGCATGTGATAATGTGCTCTGGCCATAATAGCCTAGAGAACGTTCAAAATACGTGGGAGCTCGGGGCTAAAGGTTTTATTGCAAAACCCTTTAATGCCAAAAAAGTCGACACCGTAATGAAAAGGTTAGAAATGATTGCATGAGCCAACT harbors:
- a CDS encoding response regulator — encoded protein: MELVRPLEPILIIDDVEEVRSYLVDILENLGFEEIYESKDFTSAKPLLESKAPNVLFLDIELPDTDGTQILEYVNDQFPNTHVIMCSGHNSLENVQNTWELGAKGFIAKPFNAKKVDTVMKRLEMIA